A region from the Sandaracinus amylolyticus genome encodes:
- a CDS encoding type I polyketide synthase, translated as MKQHHEPIAIVGVSALFPGSVDHTGFWHDILAGRDLLRDIPASHWLIEDYYDPDPSKPDKTYAKRGAFLDDVDFDPLEWGIPPSIVPQTDTTQLLGLIVAQKVLDDACQGQFSRIDRSKVSCILGVTSGQELMGSMVSRLQRPVWTKALRESGIPESQVTAICDRISSSYTKWEESNFPGLLGNVVAGRIANRLDIGGTNCVTDAACASTFSALSMAVNELSVGQSDLVIAGGCDTMNDIFMYMCFSKTPALSASGDCRPFSDKADGTMLGEGLGMLALKRLSDAEAAGDRIYAVIQGVGSSSDGRAKSVYAPVPAGQAKALRRAYEVAGYAPTTVELVEAHGTGTRAGDAAEFEGLRTVFSEADGATKQWCALGSVKSQIGHTKSAAGAAGLIKAVLALHHKVLPPTIKIDRPDPKLKVEESPFYLNTEARPWVRTSDHPRRASVSSFGFGGSNFHIAVEEYVGPGERAWRSRTSDTELVLLRAPDAKALASDARAMAKDVEQTIAENRPGMLVYLARTTQESFVATTGARLAIVASDEADLAAKLKTAAEKLEGSSTSSFSLPNGVHFEQGSHEGKVAFLFPGQGSQYLRMGLGLATTWDAARAPWDEAAELGLSLHDVVYPKAAFDDATRTKQRATLTATENAQPAIGAASLSALRLLASVGLLPAAVAGHSFGEVIALHAAGAISSADALRIAKARGERMAEAARTTEGAMSAVIASADAVRAAIAKHGLDVVIANHNAPDQSVISGTTSAIERAEGALRAEGLTVKRLEVATAFHSPVVAAAAAPFASWLEGVSVKAPSIAVYADATAAPYGASERAVRETLGAQLAAPVRFVEIVEAMYADGVRTFVEVGPGSVLTGLVSKILAGRPHRAIATDRKGETGIASWHHALGKLAVAGLPLQLGTLWSAYAPALDPRSKKKPKLALKLNGSNYDKPYPPKGGAAALPQPNPEKEPEVRVVEKIVERIVEVPVPVSQPTAAASHEMSHNDRPKHAPVPATNSVALPAEAQLAWIGAFQEAQRATAEAHAAFQRSMADAHAAFLKSSETSFIGLASMLGAGPVLSAAPIAYAPAPVLAPQPVAYVPPPATITQPQPIALPNTYAAPVAAPAPVAPAPVVAVAPVVAAPVVAVAPAAANVDLMAVMLDVVAAKTGYPSEMIQMGMELEADLGIDSIKRVEILAAVREKAPGLPDLDPAALGALRTVGEIVDHLKAHLPSGSTTTTATTTSSAPSAAPSVDLMAVMLSVVAAKTGYPAEMIQMGMELEADLGIDSIKRVEILAAVREQAPGLPDLDPAALGALRTVGEIVDHLKANLPGGSTTTTSTTTTTCTTTSAGSSVGGVDLMKVMLEVVAAKTGYPAEMIQMEMELEADLGIDSIKRVEILAAVREQAPGLPDLDPAALGALRTVGEIVDHLKAHLPGGAPVAAAATTSAPTKTAAKPALGRYVTRAVAAPASGLLTPGLLGASRVVITDEGTGIATALVGALASRGLRAEVVRDVPADADAVIVLAGVREAARDEDAIAINREAFRAAKAVASTLASKGGAFVTVQDTGGDFGLSGSSRAWLAGLSALVKTAAQEWPKAHARAIDLERGGRDAATLAARIADELVHGGPELEVGLRASGERLTLVSERVAVSSSPSVLEAGSVVVASGGARGVTAATLIALARETKCKLVLLGRTALEDEPAAANGAKDDAALKRALLEDAKKSGQAIAPAELGKRVERILANREVRGTIEAIRAAGGDAKYVAIDVQDAAAVSKALDEVRASWGPIAGLVHGAGVLADRFIADKTQDQFDRVFDTKIEGLRALLAATSSDPLKAVVFFSSVAARCGNQGQCDYAMANEVLNKIGAKLRRERGVRVKSLGWGPWEGGMVTPALKARFEKLGVPLIGLADGAKMLVDELGQGAGDDVELVLGGEPRAEALVSEPGAAGYGKATEERALDIVIDRAAFPFIASHVVKGTPVFPAVMAIELFARAARTRRSDLVVSAVRELKVLRGIRLAHYETTGDRFTVTSRLVTNGSSATYEMALVGEGGVKHYTAKIEMEPRLAIASASAPALGSLTPWSDIVYGDVLFHGPLFHAIRSLEGESERGIAGTLVGLRELGWSTDDAWASDPALLDGGLQLAVLWVKHALKGASLPTSIGAYVPLRAVSGEDAARGPFRVVASGRAKNRDQAVFDVVFSDASGAAVAKLEDVEVSVLPGSRQELEAAARSRADA; from the coding sequence ATGAAGCAGCACCACGAACCGATCGCGATCGTCGGAGTCAGCGCGCTCTTTCCTGGCTCGGTCGATCACACCGGCTTCTGGCACGACATCCTCGCGGGGCGCGATCTCCTGCGCGACATCCCGGCGAGCCACTGGCTCATCGAGGACTACTACGACCCCGACCCGAGCAAACCCGACAAGACGTACGCGAAGCGCGGCGCGTTCCTCGACGACGTCGACTTCGATCCGCTCGAGTGGGGCATCCCGCCGTCGATCGTCCCGCAGACCGACACCACGCAGCTGCTCGGTCTGATCGTCGCGCAGAAGGTGCTCGACGACGCGTGCCAGGGTCAGTTCTCGCGCATCGATCGCAGCAAGGTCAGCTGCATCCTCGGCGTCACGTCGGGCCAGGAGCTGATGGGCTCGATGGTCTCGCGCCTGCAGCGCCCGGTGTGGACGAAGGCGCTGCGCGAGTCGGGCATCCCGGAGTCACAGGTCACCGCGATCTGCGATCGCATCTCAAGCAGCTACACGAAGTGGGAAGAATCGAACTTCCCGGGTCTGCTCGGCAACGTCGTCGCGGGGCGCATCGCGAACCGCCTCGACATCGGCGGCACGAACTGCGTGACCGACGCGGCGTGCGCGTCGACGTTCAGCGCGCTCTCGATGGCGGTGAACGAGCTCAGCGTGGGGCAGTCGGACCTCGTGATCGCAGGTGGCTGCGACACGATGAACGACATCTTCATGTACATGTGCTTCAGCAAGACGCCGGCGCTGAGCGCGAGCGGCGACTGCCGCCCGTTCAGCGACAAGGCGGACGGCACGATGCTGGGCGAAGGGCTCGGCATGCTCGCGCTGAAGCGACTGAGCGACGCCGAGGCCGCGGGTGATCGCATCTACGCCGTGATCCAGGGCGTGGGCAGCTCGAGCGACGGTCGCGCGAAGAGCGTGTACGCGCCGGTGCCCGCCGGTCAGGCCAAGGCCCTGCGCCGCGCGTACGAGGTCGCGGGCTACGCGCCGACGACGGTCGAGCTCGTCGAGGCGCACGGCACCGGGACGCGCGCCGGTGACGCGGCGGAGTTCGAGGGCCTTCGCACCGTGTTCAGCGAGGCGGACGGCGCGACCAAGCAGTGGTGCGCGCTCGGCTCGGTGAAGTCGCAGATCGGCCACACGAAGAGCGCGGCGGGCGCGGCGGGCCTCATCAAGGCGGTGCTCGCACTGCACCACAAGGTGCTGCCGCCGACGATCAAGATCGATCGCCCCGACCCGAAGCTGAAGGTCGAGGAGAGCCCGTTCTATCTGAACACCGAGGCGCGCCCGTGGGTGCGCACGAGCGATCACCCGCGGCGCGCGAGCGTGAGCTCGTTCGGCTTCGGCGGCTCGAACTTCCACATCGCGGTCGAGGAGTACGTCGGTCCCGGTGAGCGCGCGTGGCGCTCGCGCACCAGCGACACCGAGCTCGTGCTGCTGCGCGCGCCCGACGCGAAGGCGCTCGCGAGCGATGCGCGCGCGATGGCGAAGGACGTCGAGCAGACGATCGCCGAGAACCGCCCGGGCATGCTCGTGTACCTCGCGCGCACCACGCAGGAGTCGTTCGTCGCGACGACGGGCGCGCGCCTCGCGATCGTCGCGAGCGACGAGGCGGACCTCGCGGCGAAGCTCAAGACGGCGGCGGAGAAGCTGGAGGGGTCTTCCACTTCGTCGTTCTCGCTGCCGAACGGCGTGCACTTCGAGCAGGGCTCGCACGAGGGCAAGGTCGCGTTCCTCTTCCCCGGCCAGGGCTCGCAGTACCTGCGCATGGGGCTCGGCCTCGCGACGACGTGGGACGCGGCGCGCGCGCCATGGGACGAGGCCGCGGAGCTCGGGCTCTCGCTGCACGACGTCGTGTACCCGAAGGCCGCGTTCGACGACGCGACGCGTACGAAGCAGCGCGCGACGCTGACCGCGACGGAGAACGCGCAGCCGGCGATCGGCGCGGCGAGCCTCTCGGCGCTGCGCCTGCTGGCGAGCGTCGGGCTGCTGCCGGCGGCGGTCGCGGGGCACAGCTTCGGCGAGGTGATCGCGCTGCACGCGGCGGGCGCGATCTCGAGCGCGGACGCGCTGCGCATCGCGAAGGCGCGCGGCGAGCGCATGGCCGAGGCGGCGCGCACGACCGAGGGCGCGATGAGCGCGGTGATCGCGAGCGCCGACGCGGTGCGCGCGGCGATCGCGAAGCACGGCCTCGACGTCGTGATCGCGAACCACAACGCGCCCGACCAGTCGGTCATCAGCGGCACGACGAGCGCGATCGAGCGCGCGGAAGGCGCGCTGCGCGCCGAGGGCCTGACCGTGAAGCGGCTCGAGGTCGCGACGGCGTTCCACTCGCCGGTGGTCGCGGCGGCAGCGGCGCCGTTCGCCTCGTGGCTCGAGGGCGTGAGCGTGAAGGCGCCGAGCATCGCGGTGTACGCGGACGCCACGGCCGCGCCGTACGGCGCGAGCGAGCGCGCGGTGCGCGAGACGCTCGGCGCGCAGCTCGCGGCGCCGGTGCGCTTCGTCGAGATCGTCGAGGCGATGTACGCGGACGGCGTGCGCACGTTCGTCGAGGTCGGGCCGGGCTCGGTGCTCACCGGGCTCGTGTCGAAGATCCTCGCGGGGCGCCCGCACCGCGCGATCGCGACCGATCGCAAGGGCGAGACGGGCATCGCGAGCTGGCACCACGCGCTCGGCAAGCTCGCCGTCGCGGGCCTTCCGCTGCAGCTCGGGACGCTGTGGAGCGCGTATGCCCCGGCGCTCGACCCGCGCAGCAAGAAGAAGCCGAAGCTCGCGCTGAAGCTGAACGGCTCGAACTACGACAAGCCCTACCCGCCGAAGGGCGGCGCGGCGGCGCTGCCGCAGCCGAACCCCGAGAAGGAGCCCGAGGTGCGCGTGGTCGAGAAGATCGTCGAGCGCATCGTCGAGGTTCCGGTGCCCGTTTCCCAACCGACTGCCGCTGCGAGCCACGAGATGAGCCACAACGATCGCCCGAAGCACGCCCCCGTCCCCGCTACGAATTCCGTAGCGCTCCCCGCCGAGGCGCAGCTCGCGTGGATCGGCGCGTTCCAGGAGGCGCAGCGCGCGACGGCGGAGGCCCACGCGGCGTTCCAGCGCTCGATGGCGGACGCGCACGCGGCGTTCCTCAAGAGCAGCGAGACGTCGTTCATCGGCCTCGCGAGCATGCTCGGCGCGGGGCCCGTGCTGAGCGCGGCGCCGATCGCCTACGCGCCCGCGCCGGTCCTCGCGCCGCAGCCGGTCGCGTACGTGCCCCCGCCCGCGACGATCACGCAGCCGCAGCCGATCGCCCTGCCGAACACCTACGCCGCGCCGGTCGCGGCGCCGGCGCCGGTCGCGCCCGCACCCGTCGTGGCCGTCGCGCCGGTCGTGGCCGCGCCGGTCGTCGCCGTCGCGCCCGCCGCAGCCAACGTGGATCTGATGGCGGTGATGCTCGACGTCGTGGCCGCGAAGACCGGCTACCCGAGCGAGATGATCCAGATGGGCATGGAGCTCGAGGCCGATCTCGGCATCGACTCGATCAAGCGCGTCGAGATCCTCGCCGCGGTGCGCGAGAAGGCGCCGGGGCTGCCCGATCTCGATCCCGCGGCGCTCGGAGCGCTGCGCACGGTCGGCGAGATCGTCGATCACCTGAAGGCGCATCTGCCCAGCGGATCGACCACGACCACGGCCACCACGACGAGCAGCGCGCCGAGCGCCGCGCCGTCGGTCGATCTGATGGCGGTGATGCTCTCGGTCGTCGCGGCGAAGACCGGGTATCCCGCCGAGATGATCCAGATGGGCATGGAGCTCGAGGCCGATCTCGGCATCGACTCGATCAAGCGCGTCGAGATCCTCGCCGCGGTGCGCGAGCAGGCGCCCGGTCTCCCCGATCTCGATCCCGCGGCGCTGGGCGCGCTACGGACCGTCGGCGAGATCGTCGATCACCTGAAGGCGAACCTGCCGGGCGGATCGACCACGACCACGTCGACGACCACGACCACGTGCACGACCACGTCGGCGGGTAGCTCGGTCGGGGGCGTGGATCTCATGAAGGTGATGCTCGAGGTGGTCGCCGCGAAGACCGGCTACCCCGCCGAGATGATCCAGATGGAGATGGAGCTCGAGGCCGATCTCGGCATCGACTCGATCAAGCGCGTCGAGATCCTCGCCGCGGTGCGCGAGCAGGCGCCCGGTCTCCCCGATCTCGACCCCGCGGCGCTGGGTGCGCTGCGCACGGTCGGCGAGATCGTCGATCACCTGAAGGCGCACCTGCCCGGCGGCGCGCCCGTCGCCGCCGCTGCGACCACGAGCGCGCCCACGAAGACCGCCGCGAAGCCGGCGCTCGGTCGCTACGTCACGCGCGCGGTCGCCGCGCCCGCGAGCGGCCTGCTCACGCCCGGCCTGCTCGGCGCGTCGCGCGTCGTGATCACCGACGAGGGCACCGGCATCGCGACGGCGCTCGTCGGCGCGCTCGCGTCGCGCGGGCTCCGCGCCGAGGTGGTGCGTGACGTTCCCGCCGACGCGGACGCGGTGATCGTGCTCGCCGGTGTGCGCGAGGCCGCGCGCGACGAGGACGCGATCGCGATCAACCGCGAGGCGTTCCGCGCCGCGAAGGCGGTCGCGTCGACGCTCGCGAGCAAGGGCGGCGCGTTCGTCACGGTGCAGGACACCGGCGGCGACTTCGGGCTCTCGGGCTCGTCGCGCGCGTGGCTCGCGGGGCTCTCGGCGCTCGTGAAGACCGCCGCGCAGGAGTGGCCGAAGGCGCACGCGCGCGCGATCGATCTCGAGCGCGGTGGCCGCGACGCGGCGACGCTCGCGGCGCGCATCGCCGACGAGCTCGTGCACGGCGGGCCGGAGCTCGAGGTCGGTCTCCGCGCGAGCGGTGAGCGCCTCACGCTCGTCTCGGAGCGCGTCGCGGTCTCGAGCTCGCCCTCGGTCCTCGAGGCGGGCAGCGTGGTCGTCGCGTCGGGCGGCGCGCGAGGCGTGACCGCCGCGACCCTGATCGCGCTCGCGCGCGAGACGAAGTGCAAGCTCGTGCTCCTCGGTCGCACCGCGCTCGAGGACGAGCCGGCGGCCGCGAACGGCGCGAAGGACGACGCGGCGCTCAAGCGCGCGCTGCTCGAGGACGCGAAGAAGAGCGGCCAGGCGATCGCGCCCGCCGAGCTCGGCAAGCGCGTGGAGCGCATCCTCGCGAACCGCGAGGTGCGCGGGACGATCGAGGCCATCCGCGCCGCCGGCGGCGACGCGAAGTACGTCGCGATCGACGTGCAGGACGCGGCCGCGGTCTCGAAGGCGCTCGACGAAGTGCGCGCGAGCTGGGGCCCGATCGCGGGCCTCGTGCACGGCGCGGGCGTGCTCGCGGATCGCTTCATCGCGGACAAGACGCAGGACCAGTTCGATCGCGTGTTCGACACGAAGATCGAGGGTCTCCGCGCGCTGCTCGCCGCGACGTCGAGCGACCCGCTGAAGGCGGTCGTGTTCTTCTCGTCGGTCGCGGCGCGCTGCGGCAACCAGGGCCAGTGCGACTACGCGATGGCGAACGAGGTGCTCAACAAGATCGGCGCGAAGCTGCGCCGCGAGCGCGGCGTGCGCGTGAAGTCGCTCGGCTGGGGCCCGTGGGAGGGCGGCATGGTGACGCCGGCGCTCAAGGCGCGCTTCGAGAAGCTCGGCGTGCCGCTGATCGGGCTCGCGGACGGCGCGAAGATGCTCGTCGACGAGCTCGGCCAGGGCGCGGGCGACGACGTCGAGCTCGTGCTCGGCGGCGAGCCGCGCGCGGAAGCGCTGGTGAGCGAGCCCGGCGCTGCTGGCTACGGCAAGGCGACCGAGGAGCGCGCGCTCGACATCGTGATCGATCGCGCCGCGTTCCCGTTCATCGCGAGCCACGTCGTGAAGGGCACGCCGGTCTTCCCGGCGGTGATGGCGATCGAGCTCTTCGCGCGCGCCGCGCGCACCCGCCGCAGCGACCTCGTGGTGAGCGCGGTGCGCGAGCTCAAGGTGCTGCGCGGCATCCGCCTCGCGCACTACGAGACGACGGGTGATCGCTTCACCGTCACCTCGCGCCTCGTCACCAACGGCTCGAGCGCGACCTACGAGATGGCGCTCGTCGGCGAAGGCGGCGTGAAGCACTACACCGCGAAGATCGAGATGGAGCCGCGGCTCGCGATCGCGAGCGCGAGCGCGCCGGCGCTCGGATCGCTCACGCCGTGGTCGGACATCGTCTACGGCGACGTGCTCTTCCACGGCCCGCTGTTCCACGCGATCCGCTCGCTCGAGGGCGAGAGCGAGCGCGGCATCGCGGGCACGCTCGTCGGCTTGCGCGAGCTCGGCTGGAGCACCGACGACGCGTGGGCGAGCGATCCCGCGCTCCTCGACGGCGGCCTGCAGCTCGCGGTGCTCTGGGTGAAGCACGCGCTCAAGGGCGCGTCGCTGCCCACCTCGATCGGCGCGTACGTGCCGCTCCGCGCTGTCTCCGGCGAGGACGCCGCGCGCGGTCCGTTCCGCGTCGTCGCGAGCGGGCGCGCGAAGAACCGTGATCAGGCGGTGTTCGACGTCGTGTTCAGCGACGCGAGCGGCGCGGCGGTCGCGAAGCTCGAGGACGTCGAGGTCTCGGTGCTGCCGGGCAGCCGCCAGGAGCTCGAGGCCGCCGCGCGGTCGCGGGCCGACGCGTGA
- a CDS encoding glycosyltransferase — protein MRIALVAQGSRGDVQPFVALARALAMRGADVELAAPENFAPFVMSAGVRFVALPGDVQALMQSERGRRVLARGDRLTWAREMWSFLEPRWDGIADRVDELAERADAMIVHALSVPFALAAIDLARMPFGIGLMIPAGAPTRAYPSPMIASRSLGPLNAATHLAAERAMWALHADRVDARRRRAGLSALRRDGYAEARRARVPVLHAWDDALLPHPSDLPPHVLSTGEWTLDVSLDPPLDHALDAWIDEGDAPVYVGFGSLPMVDPRKTLAMVERVTARLGVRALIAAGWTASSLHTDAPHVRISGEVDHAYVLPRCRAAVHHGGAGTVHATLRAGLPSVIASVYADQPFWGRRIEAMELGATFPVQRLDARRLERALEIALRHDVRARALAVGTRMRDDGADVAARFVVEKLAHVTH, from the coding sequence ATGCGGATCGCCCTCGTCGCCCAAGGCTCGCGCGGAGACGTGCAGCCGTTCGTCGCGCTGGCTCGCGCGCTCGCGATGCGCGGCGCCGACGTCGAGCTCGCGGCGCCCGAGAACTTCGCGCCGTTCGTGATGAGCGCCGGCGTGCGCTTCGTCGCGCTGCCCGGCGACGTCCAGGCGCTCATGCAGTCGGAGCGCGGCCGTCGCGTGCTCGCGCGCGGCGATCGCCTCACCTGGGCGCGCGAGATGTGGTCGTTCCTCGAGCCGCGCTGGGACGGCATCGCGGATCGCGTCGACGAGCTCGCGGAGCGCGCGGACGCGATGATCGTGCACGCGCTCTCGGTCCCGTTCGCGCTCGCCGCGATCGATCTCGCGCGCATGCCGTTCGGGATCGGGCTCATGATCCCGGCGGGCGCGCCGACGCGCGCGTATCCGTCGCCGATGATCGCATCGCGCTCGCTCGGTCCGCTCAACGCCGCGACGCACCTCGCCGCCGAGCGCGCGATGTGGGCGCTCCACGCGGATCGCGTCGACGCGCGACGCCGTCGCGCCGGCCTGAGCGCGCTTCGTCGCGACGGGTACGCCGAGGCACGCCGCGCGCGCGTGCCGGTGCTGCACGCGTGGGACGACGCGCTGCTCCCGCATCCCTCGGACCTTCCTCCCCACGTGCTGTCGACGGGCGAATGGACGCTCGACGTCTCGCTCGATCCGCCGCTCGATCACGCGCTCGACGCGTGGATCGACGAAGGCGACGCGCCGGTCTACGTCGGCTTCGGGTCGCTCCCGATGGTCGACCCGCGCAAGACGCTCGCGATGGTCGAGCGCGTCACGGCGCGGCTCGGCGTGCGCGCGCTGATCGCCGCCGGATGGACGGCGTCCTCGCTCCACACCGACGCGCCGCACGTGCGCATCTCGGGCGAGGTCGATCACGCGTACGTGCTGCCGCGATGCCGCGCCGCGGTGCACCACGGCGGGGCGGGCACCGTGCACGCGACGCTGCGCGCGGGGCTGCCCAGCGTGATCGCCTCGGTCTACGCCGATCAGCCGTTCTGGGGACGTCGCATCGAGGCGATGGAGCTCGGCGCCACGTTCCCGGTGCAGCGCCTCGACGCGCGACGGCTCGAGCGCGCGCTCGAGATCGCGCTGCGCCACGACGTCCGCGCCCGCGCCCTCGCGGTCGGTACGCGCATGCGCGACGACGGCGCGGACGTCGCCGCGCGCTTCGTCGTCGAGAAGCTCGCGCACGTCACGCACTGA
- a CDS encoding YgaP family membrane protein: MRRNVGGWDRAARAAGALAMMVCAGLAPMPLGARVALAVVALYVAGTALVGTCLGYRLMGKSTCPVR, from the coding sequence GTGAGACGAAACGTGGGTGGTTGGGATCGTGCGGCGCGCGCGGCGGGCGCGCTGGCGATGATGGTGTGCGCGGGGCTCGCGCCGATGCCGCTGGGCGCGCGCGTGGCGCTCGCGGTCGTCGCGCTCTACGTCGCAGGGACGGCGCTGGTCGGGACGTGCCTCGGATATCGTCTGATGGGGAAGAGCACGTGCCCGGTGCGATGA
- a CDS encoding RNA polymerase sigma factor, with protein sequence MSHDETLRAAIAGEGDALEALVRAYHDRVYRFGLRACRDRFDADDAVQEAFAKLALRPDVQRDAGALSWLMSVVRNACLRLLRPFARARARLGERVDDVDGVASETITPDAAMERFELVQRVHRAIATLAPTYREVLILRDLEGCSGDEVAATLGISEAAMKSRLHRARSLVREALLEDAR encoded by the coding sequence ATGAGCCACGACGAGACGCTCCGCGCGGCGATCGCGGGTGAAGGCGACGCGCTCGAAGCGCTGGTGCGCGCCTATCACGATCGCGTGTATCGCTTCGGGCTGCGCGCGTGCCGCGATCGGTTCGACGCGGACGACGCGGTGCAGGAGGCGTTCGCGAAGCTCGCGCTGCGGCCCGACGTGCAGCGCGACGCGGGCGCGCTCTCGTGGCTGATGTCGGTGGTGCGCAACGCGTGCCTGCGCTTGTTGCGCCCGTTCGCGCGTGCGCGCGCGCGGCTCGGCGAGCGTGTCGACGACGTCGACGGGGTGGCGAGCGAGACGATCACGCCCGATGCGGCGATGGAGCGCTTCGAGCTCGTGCAGCGCGTGCACCGCGCGATCGCGACGCTCGCGCCGACGTATCGCGAGGTGCTGATCCTGCGCGACCTCGAGGGATGCTCGGGCGACGAGGTCGCGGCGACGCTCGGGATCAGCGAGGCGGCGATGAAGAGCCGCCTGCACCGCGCGCGATCGCTGGTGCGCGAGGCACTGCTGGAGGACGCGCGATGA
- a CDS encoding DUF6940 family protein: MTWTTRATDEGTSTVIASVLDADDRALSCAEVLALLRDSAPFRAFFARDLAQSRYDAFFWETPPLTTSTLATTYEHAVIDAPALARITADPSDFAERFESKPSDDVLVFPNLGRDATLVVPAPRAADASYAHLAAFVRGAPSAQVDALFAKLARAILARIGDAPLWVSTAGLGVSWLHLRLDARPKYYRRDAYRRARS; this comes from the coding sequence ATGACGTGGACCACACGCGCGACGGACGAAGGGACGAGCACCGTGATCGCGAGCGTGCTCGACGCGGATGATCGCGCGCTGTCGTGCGCCGAGGTGCTCGCGCTGCTGCGCGACAGCGCGCCGTTCCGCGCGTTCTTCGCGCGCGACCTGGCGCAGTCGCGGTACGACGCGTTCTTCTGGGAGACGCCGCCGCTCACGACGAGCACGCTCGCCACGACCTACGAGCACGCGGTGATCGACGCGCCCGCGCTCGCGCGCATCACCGCGGACCCGAGCGACTTCGCGGAGCGCTTCGAGAGCAAGCCGAGCGACGACGTGCTCGTCTTCCCGAACCTCGGTCGCGACGCGACGTTGGTCGTGCCCGCGCCGCGCGCCGCAGACGCGAGCTATGCGCACCTCGCGGCGTTCGTGCGCGGTGCGCCGTCGGCGCAGGTCGACGCGCTCTTCGCGAAGCTCGCGCGCGCGATCCTCGCGCGCATCGGTGACGCGCCGCTCTGGGTGAGCACCGCGGGGCTCGGCGTGTCGTGGCTCCATCTGCGCCTCGATGCGCGGCCGAAGTACTATCGCCGCGACGCGTATCGCCGCGCGCGCTCGTGA
- a CDS encoding helix-turn-helix domain-containing protein produces MSATRALEGCRVVHAEGIEIVEAPRARRAFPERVSTSLGVCLKRGAAHRVISDGARRDYPADAICVRAPGCVWASDEADVAFVSIDVSTDRMGAIEYAPMTFLDALPEMHDAIARLSAGPHEPALRDESLALLLEGLRARGALRFGRARRTHDDAVARAVAHLDATLDRNVALDELAHVARADKFVLVRRFRREIGTTPHAYHLRVRVERARAALASGEAALEVAMSLGFADQSHFGRHFRRVVGVTPAAYARTTKR; encoded by the coding sequence TTGAGCGCGACACGCGCGCTCGAGGGCTGCCGCGTGGTGCACGCGGAAGGCATCGAGATCGTCGAGGCGCCGCGTGCGCGACGCGCATTCCCCGAGCGCGTGAGCACGAGCCTCGGCGTGTGCCTGAAGCGCGGCGCAGCGCATCGTGTGATCAGCGATGGAGCGCGACGTGACTATCCCGCGGACGCGATCTGCGTGCGCGCGCCCGGGTGCGTGTGGGCGTCGGACGAGGCCGACGTCGCGTTCGTGTCGATCGACGTGAGCACGGATCGTATGGGGGCGATCGAGTACGCGCCGATGACGTTCCTCGACGCGCTCCCCGAGATGCACGACGCGATCGCGCGCCTCTCCGCGGGCCCTCACGAGCCCGCGCTGCGCGACGAGTCCCTCGCACTCCTGCTCGAAGGGCTCCGCGCGCGCGGCGCGCTGCGCTTCGGTCGCGCCCGGCGCACCCACGACGACGCCGTGGCACGCGCGGTCGCGCACCTCGACGCGACGCTCGATCGCAACGTCGCGCTCGACGAGCTCGCGCACGTCGCGCGCGCCGACAAGTTCGTGCTGGTGCGGCGCTTCCGGCGCGAGATCGGCACCACGCCGCACGCGTACCACCTGCGGGTGCGCGTCGAGCGGGCGCGCGCGGCGCTCGCATCGGGCGAAGCTGCGCTCGAGGTCGCGATGTCGCTCGGGTTCGCCGATCAGAGCCATTTCGGACGACACTTCCGGCGCGTCGTCGGCGTCACGCCGGCGGCGTACGCGAGGACGACGAAGCGATGA
- a CDS encoding alpha/beta hydrolase, which yields MIERVVLESEGCKLVGRLHLPQGASATSPLPAVVIGGSWLTVKEQMAARYAERLASDGIAALTFDFRGFGESEGAPRQHESPAKKAADFVAAARFLAARPEVSRVGALGVCASAGYLVKAIAEHALPVASLVTVAAWLHDASIVRAFYGGEDGVAGRLAAAARASADETIPAASATDPRAAMFGPFDYYLSPSRAAIPAWRNEMTTRSWHDWLSFDPIALGARVHVPSLHVHSRAAATPMGLERMLATMREPTPRVIWRDGDQFAFYDDEPTVRAAASDAAAFFRETLVEGGAR from the coding sequence ATGATCGAACGCGTAGTGCTCGAGAGCGAAGGGTGCAAGCTCGTGGGTCGTCTCCATCTACCGCAGGGCGCGAGCGCGACGAGCCCGCTGCCCGCGGTGGTGATCGGTGGCTCGTGGCTCACGGTGAAGGAGCAGATGGCCGCGCGGTACGCGGAGCGTCTCGCGAGCGACGGGATCGCCGCGCTGACTTTCGATTTTCGTGGGTTCGGCGAGAGCGAGGGCGCGCCGCGACAGCACGAGTCTCCCGCGAAGAAGGCAGCGGACTTCGTCGCGGCCGCGCGGTTCCTCGCAGCGCGTCCGGAGGTGTCGCGCGTCGGCGCGCTCGGCGTGTGCGCGAGCGCGGGCTACCTGGTGAAGGCGATCGCGGAGCACGCGCTTCCGGTCGCGTCCCTCGTGACCGTCGCGGCGTGGCTGCACGACGCGTCGATCGTGCGCGCGTTCTACGGCGGGGAAGATGGCGTCGCCGGGCGGCTCGCGGCGGCTGCGCGCGCGAGCGCGGACGAGACCATCCCCGCGGCGAGCGCGACCGATCCGCGCGCTGCGATGTTCGGCCCGTTCGACTACTACCTGAGCCCGTCGCGCGCCGCGATCCCCGCGTGGCGCAACGAGATGACGACGCGCTCGTGGCACGACTGGCTCTCGTTCGATCCGATCGCGCTCGGCGCGCGCGTCCACGTCCCCTCGCTGCACGTCCACTCGCGCGCCGCGGCGACGCCGATGGGGCTCGAGCGCATGCTCGCGACGATGCGCGAGCCCACGCCGCGCGTGATCTGGCGTGACGGAGATCAGTTCGCGTTCTACGACGACGAGCCCACCGTGCGCGCCGCGGCGTCGGATGCTGCGGCGTTCTTCCGTGAGACGCTGGTGGAAGGAGGAGCTCGCTGA